The following are from one region of the Ruficoccus sp. ZRK36 genome:
- a CDS encoding methylated-DNA--[protein]-cysteine S-methyltransferase, with translation MNPSKVSYGLASSPFGRSLVAFRGKTLLYLGFPEAGEQPEDTLQGARLGSDFARDDSAAQWLADQVFSGEHVETAPVGTAFQQAVWDALKAIPAGETRTYSDIAQAVGRPSATRAVGTAIGRNPLAWLIPCHRVIRRDGTLGGYRWGLTIKRRLLAEEASQVKAA, from the coding sequence ATGAATCCCTCCAAGGTCAGCTACGGTCTCGCTTCCTCCCCTTTCGGCCGCTCTCTGGTGGCTTTTCGCGGTAAAACTTTACTCTACCTCGGCTTTCCAGAAGCTGGCGAGCAGCCGGAGGACACCCTGCAAGGGGCTCGACTTGGCAGTGATTTCGCCCGCGATGACAGCGCAGCCCAGTGGTTGGCCGACCAAGTCTTTTCCGGTGAACACGTTGAAACCGCGCCCGTTGGCACGGCCTTCCAGCAAGCCGTCTGGGATGCCCTCAAGGCGATCCCGGCGGGAGAGACTCGCACCTACTCGGATATCGCCCAGGCTGTGGGCCGCCCCAGTGCCACCCGTGCTGTGGGCACCGCTATCGGTCGTAATCCCCTCGCCTGGCTGATCCCCTGCCACCGCGTCATCCGCCGGGATGGTACGCTGGGCGGCTATCGCTGGGGCCTCACCATCAAGCGCCGACTGCTCGCCGAGGAGGCAAGTCAGGTCAAAGCCGCCTAA